Proteins encoded in a region of the Esox lucius isolate fEsoLuc1 chromosome 9, fEsoLuc1.pri, whole genome shotgun sequence genome:
- the LOC105009426 gene encoding GTPase IMAP family member 7 isoform X1 gives MNIKYPYSLNSEIFTTIDHGIHDQQNIRGRTFISVAGSDDEVESHFTTEDDSHADPENLSDWRIILVGKTGAGKSGTGNTILGREAFRAELSFESVTERCEKQSGVENGRNIEVIETPGLFDTTMSEEEVKEEIVRCIEMSVPGPHVFLLVIRMGRFTQEERSTVKWIQENFGEEASKYTIVLFTGKDQLKGKRVEECLERSVALQELIRMCGGRYHCLNNEARDERSQVTELLEKIQVMVTINGGTYYTNEMYQDAQRRLREEEERRRQAEEAEMRRRVEELLIQERRRQEEERRQEEERRQEERRQEAERRQEAERRQEAERRQEAERRQEEERRKRENITIGATSALSVAGVVAGTTVLIVAEGAVVVVAAPVLFGVAVVAGVAALSYWLAKKYWQSGRNNVNHLLLYKSNHNNIYINN, from the exons ATGAATATCAAATATCCTTACTCCTTAAACTCTGAAATCTTTACTACTATTGATCATGGAATCCATGATCAACAAAATATACGAGGACGCACGTTCATTTCCGTTGCAGGTTCTGATGATGAGGTTGAGTCACATTTTACCACTgaggatgacagccatgcag ATCCAGAGAACCTGTCTGATTGGAGGATCATTCTAGTGGGGAAGACTGGCGCAGGGAAGAGTGGGACAGGAAACACCATCCTGGGGAGAGAAGCATTTCGAGCAGAGCTTTCCTTTGAGTCAGTTACTGAAAGATGTGAGAAACAGAGTGGCGTGGAGAATGGAAGGAATATTGAAGTCATCGAGACCCCTGGACTCTTTGATACGACCAtgtcagaggaggaggtgaaggaggagatCGTCAGGTGTATAGAAATGTCTGTCCCAGGACCCCACGTGTTCCTGCTGGTTATCAGGATGGGGAGGTTcacacaggaggagaggagcacTGTGAAGTGGATCCAGGAGAACTTTGGAGAAGAAGCCTCAAAGTACACCATCGTGTTGTTCACTGGTAAAGATCAGTTGAAGGGGAAAAGAGTTGAGGAGTGTCTGGAACGTTCTGTTGCACTTCAGGAACTGATCCGAATGTGTGGGGGAAGGTACCATTGTCTCAATAATGAAGCGAGGGATGAGCGCTCTCAGGTCACTGAGCTGCTAGAGAAGATACAAGTGATGGTGACAATAAATGGAGGAACGTACTACACCAACGAGATGTACCAGGACGCCCAGAGAAGAttaagagaggaggaagagaggaggagacaggcagaggaggCGGAGATGAGGAGAAGGGTTGAGGAGCTACTGATACAAGAAAGAAGGAGGcaggaggaagaaaggaggcaggaggaagaaaggagacaAGAAGAAAGGAGGCAGGAGGCAGAAAGGAGGCAGGAGGCAGAAAGGAGGCAGGAGGCAGAAAGGAGGCAGGAGGCAGAAAGGAGGcaggaggaagaaaggagaaaacGTGAAAATATTACAATAGGTGCAACTTCCGCATTATCTGTTGCAGGTGTAGTGGCTGGGACTACAGTTCTCATTGTCGCTGAAGGAGCTGTAGTTGTGGTCGCTGCACCAGTTCTGTTTGGTGTGGCGGTTGTAGCTGGTGTAGCAGCCCTTTCTTACTGGCTTGCAAAAAAATACTGGCAAAGTGGTCGCAATAATGTAAATCACCTACTGCTTTACAAAAGCAAccataataatatatacataaacaatTAG
- the LOC105009426 gene encoding GTPase IMAP family member 7 isoform X2, giving the protein MSDDRVPLIHLEDDTSGFGSDDEVESHFTTEDDSHADPENLSDWRIILVGKTGAGKSGTGNTILGREAFRAELSFESVTERCEKQSGVENGRNIEVIETPGLFDTTMSEEEVKEEIVRCIEMSVPGPHVFLLVIRMGRFTQEERSTVKWIQENFGEEASKYTIVLFTGKDQLKGKRVEECLERSVALQELIRMCGGRYHCLNNEARDERSQVTELLEKIQVMVTINGGTYYTNEMYQDAQRRLREEEERRRQAEEAEMRRRVEELLIQERRRQEEERRQEEERRQEERRQEAERRQEAERRQEAERRQEAERRQEEERRKRENITIGATSALSVAGVVAGTTVLIVAEGAVVVVAAPVLFGVAVVAGVAALSYWLAKKYWQSGRNNVNHLLLYKSNHNNIYINN; this is encoded by the exons ATGTCAGATGACCGGG ttcctttaattcATTTGGAGGATGACACATCAGGCTTTG GTTCTGATGATGAGGTTGAGTCACATTTTACCACTgaggatgacagccatgcag ATCCAGAGAACCTGTCTGATTGGAGGATCATTCTAGTGGGGAAGACTGGCGCAGGGAAGAGTGGGACAGGAAACACCATCCTGGGGAGAGAAGCATTTCGAGCAGAGCTTTCCTTTGAGTCAGTTACTGAAAGATGTGAGAAACAGAGTGGCGTGGAGAATGGAAGGAATATTGAAGTCATCGAGACCCCTGGACTCTTTGATACGACCAtgtcagaggaggaggtgaaggaggagatCGTCAGGTGTATAGAAATGTCTGTCCCAGGACCCCACGTGTTCCTGCTGGTTATCAGGATGGGGAGGTTcacacaggaggagaggagcacTGTGAAGTGGATCCAGGAGAACTTTGGAGAAGAAGCCTCAAAGTACACCATCGTGTTGTTCACTGGTAAAGATCAGTTGAAGGGGAAAAGAGTTGAGGAGTGTCTGGAACGTTCTGTTGCACTTCAGGAACTGATCCGAATGTGTGGGGGAAGGTACCATTGTCTCAATAATGAAGCGAGGGATGAGCGCTCTCAGGTCACTGAGCTGCTAGAGAAGATACAAGTGATGGTGACAATAAATGGAGGAACGTACTACACCAACGAGATGTACCAGGACGCCCAGAGAAGAttaagagaggaggaagagaggaggagacaggcagaggaggCGGAGATGAGGAGAAGGGTTGAGGAGCTACTGATACAAGAAAGAAGGAGGcaggaggaagaaaggaggcaggaggaagaaaggagacaAGAAGAAAGGAGGCAGGAGGCAGAAAGGAGGCAGGAGGCAGAAAGGAGGCAGGAGGCAGAAAGGAGGCAGGAGGCAGAAAGGAGGcaggaggaagaaaggagaaaacGTGAAAATATTACAATAGGTGCAACTTCCGCATTATCTGTTGCAGGTGTAGTGGCTGGGACTACAGTTCTCATTGTCGCTGAAGGAGCTGTAGTTGTGGTCGCTGCACCAGTTCTGTTTGGTGTGGCGGTTGTAGCTGGTGTAGCAGCCCTTTCTTACTGGCTTGCAAAAAAATACTGGCAAAGTGGTCGCAATAATGTAAATCACCTACTGCTTTACAAAAGCAAccataataatatatacataaacaatTAG